CAAGAATGTCAGGGAAATGGACAGTTTTAATAAGACCATATTTGTCCATACAATTGCATATAATTAAAGCTTATGCTTTGTGCTCTCTCCAATcttataatgcaaaaaaaaacctgaaaaccTGCTGCCCATTTTAACGATAAACCGGTTGTGTagagaactaaaaaaaaagagtggaaagagtgttaaacacacacttttgccATGCCACAATCTCTGCTGAgattttaccttttttatttctatttctttaccCAGTTTAACAGCACTGAAATACcctcaataaaacacaaagattTGCCAGTAATGAATCCCTCAGGTCCTTATGGATTTCCAGTAGCAGAACATTTACAAAGGAACTGTATTCAAGTATAAATCATACCTGGCATCAATTCAAAAAGCATCCACAtgtaaaaatgcattaaaaatgttaaGGTATCTAACAGTTACATACAGTAGGTTAGAGTTGAATCAGATTTGAACActattttttaattccttaaagTGGTTTAACTAGACATTTTTGCAAGAACTGTGATGGCAATACTTTCAAACACACTCTTACATTCAGCTACTTTACTTCAGCTCTTgatttatataaatgaaaatttacCTAAAAGATATGCTGCTGGAAAGACAAGTTGTAACTTTATAAACATGCTAAATATTTGGCTCATAATGCTTTATAAGATTAGTCATGAATGCAGTCACTTTAATGAGAATCAAATTTTATCTAGATGATTTGCTAGACAAATCAAGCTACTTAAAACTACATGTAGTGCCTAGGAATGCACTGTCAGTGTTTCCTCTGTTTTTTGCCAAGTTAAAAGTTTTTTCTGCTAACAGGAGAATTATCTGGAATAATTCACTCAGCACTTTCTGATTTGAGACTCGGTTAAATTCGGGTAAAGTGAATAATCATTTCCTCAGCCACTGCATGTGTCTCAAGGCAAATGTTAAGGCAAAGAAATTACAGTATACCACAGCCTCTGTGGAAGGGAGGGGAAGCCTACACTCTCTCCCCTATCTGCTGCAGCTACACTAGCCAATCATTGGCAGCTGCGAACTCATGCATGCAGAGGGGCAGACAGGAGTTTCAGGTTTTGTGGGACTGTCAATGACAAAAATAGGTAGCAATAAGTGTACAAGTATTTATTCAATAACACCTGAGTAAAGTACAAATAATCCTAATATTTTCCACTCCTGCTGCTTTGTGTAATTTATATGGTCACAGCATGTTGACCGGTAATTTTGCTGTCTCACAGTGTCAGGATCCCCATTTAAACTGTAGTTACCCTATGTGTGGTGTTTTGCATGCGCTCTCCATGTCCATATGTGTTcccctgttttttgtttattttcaaaacCATGCCAGTTGTAGGAAAAGCTACTCTAAATTGGCCAAGTGAATAGGACAGACTCCGGATTCACCacgaccctgaccaggataaagccgatactgaagataaaaaaaagacaattccATGCACAATACCAAATATGAGAACACAGTGCACAAGCCAGCAAGATAAGACATCCtcacaaaaaaaacctcacctGAATGGAATCTGGATGCAAGTGATCTTAAATGATATAACAGAAGCACAAAGGAGATAATAAGTCAGGGAAAACCTACCCAGACAGTTTCATTTCAGTACACTGTATTTCAAAGTGCACATTTGATCTAAAGAATGCATTTATTAGCACCTTGAATAAATTTTTAACATGTACGTTTGTTCACTCAATATGAACATTAAATCAGCTTTTAAATCTGGACACCTGTGGAACTTTGTTTACACTTAGAAAACTTGCTGCCCATTTTAATCATAAACCAGTTATAtgtagaaaactaaaaaaaattagcttAGACTATATTACCTTTTAGTGATAAACAAACTATTTCTAATAGccttttaaaactttaaactaGTTTTTAAACGTCTCCCACACTGTAGAGACTCTGTTTAACCTTCAGGTCTGACTCTGACAAAGCAAGACTGCACAGATCAACAGAGATAACAGAGTATTAACCCTGTGTTGCCAATctaaaaagttagcacaacactATTATTGTGGTTAAATAGCATATCGTATGatgtagtaaataaaataaaaaaacacttaccATATGCTCTGTTGATGAGTTAAGCTGTGACGAGACAACAAAGCCTCAAATGCGCAATTCCTTTCACTTTCCGCATAAGAAAATCAACCTACCTGATCTAACATTTACCTTTCGTTTTCACCTTCGGAAACCACCTGCCCTTCAATAGGACCACACCACAGTCATTAAAGCTACACACCACTTCAGGCAGGtgtttaaccaaaaaaaaacaaaacaacaaaaagcctATTTTTACCGTAAGTGCACATGGGTGTAGCTTAGAAGCCGAACACAACCGtcagttatatttatacataaatacagacTGTGGTTGAAACGACTTCCTATTTTCGCGCACATTCAGATCTAAACcctaaatatacatatatactaattataaagatttatacatatacactatgCACAGATTTATGCATATATACTATGCACAGAAAACACACTATATGCTCATGACCTCGATTAAaggaaaatgtgtttaaaatgccTTTTTCACGTGTTACTGAATAACAACAGCTGCTGTTAATGATTTTTAATGGGAGGAGACACCGTTTTgcctacgtttttttttttttttttttttggcaaagaaaagagaaggcgcttacattaaaagaaaatcagaaaagaaagaaaactagaGTAAATGGGTAAATAGCAGAGTGAAACGCTGTATCGGTAAAATTCATGCatgtctatactgtatatgaaaagcTATAGATAggtagacagacatacagacagacagacagatagttgTGCTGCTAATGTTTAATTATACCTTCTAACTTactaaataactaactaacttaaTTATTAACTTACTGACTAACTAGTAAGTAGCTAAATAACGTATATTTACTTTCAggacagtgattttttttacaggtgACGTTTACCCGGTAGGTGTGACAGGAGAAATTGAAAGTAACAGCGCCTGCAGTTTTCACGTAAGCTCAGGTGAGTAGTTTTCCGTATTAAGTACTTTTTCTATTCCCTATTGTTAGTAAACGTTAGTAACAAAACGGTTGTATTAACGTCGGATTCATAGAAATATGTGTAGTAACACAtgatttgggatttttttttttattcaatgtaCTGTccttcggtgtgtgtgtgtgtgtgtgtgtgtgtgtgtgtgtgtgtgtgtggtttcaggGCGTTGTGtctttttcatatatatttctctctctctctctctctctctctctctctctctctctctatatatatatatatatatatatatatatatatatatatatatatatatatatatatatatagatagatagatagatagatagatagatatggatgTTCTGCAAATCTCATCTATGATATCTGTGCTCACAGAATGGCAGAAAGCGAAAATGCTGCTAAAAAGAGCCCAAGTGCCTCAGTGACTATGAAGACCTTAATAAGGAAAttctcaataaataaaaagagagaaaatgaagtaGAAGCAGCAGATGGCACTGCCTCGAATACCAGGCCTATGTCCCCTGACACACAAAGTAAACTGAATTCACTTTACTATCACTTTCCTTTTACATGGCTCAATAATAGTAtacaatgaaaaaagaaagtatgTAGCATGAAAAAGAGTGCTGTAACAGAGCTGTTTTACATGTaacatttaaaagttaaaaatacatttgtagaTATATAAACACTTACAATTAATGTCTTAAGAACTCTCGAAGGAGTGTAGAAGTGCAGTTGGTAagaatttatttgttgtttagaGTCACCTACAACAGAAGATGGCTTTAGGTGGACAAATTGGAGAAGTTTTAGGCGAAAGTCTAAAGAATGTAAGGAAACATTGAAGGAATCTGTACTAGAACAGGGTGCCACAACTGGTACAGTAATGGAGAAAGAAATCACTAACGACTGTGATTTCACCTTTAATATTTTGTCATCATCTTTGTCTGGTAAGTACTTTATTAAGTAATAGAGTTTACTAAAGTCTCATCATTCGGATCAATCAGTTATGATGTATATCTCTAAATGTGTCAAACAATCATGCTATATTTTTCtaatttgaaacattttctttcatatcTCTTTGTGCAGTAATGGAGATAGATGGTCTCATTGAAAAAGCAGCCTTAAAAGAGGCCTATCTTAATATACTCACTCTGCAGAAGGAGATTGAATGTGAGCAGGACGCACTGGGGCAGGAAGATTCTCCAGTGAAATTAGTCCATAAAGAGAAAGACCTGAATTTACTCTACAACAATCTGATGAAAAAAGTTATTAATATTGCTTATCAATCCTGTGTCCAGCCTTCTTTCAACAATGATCTACTGGTGCAGGTGGCTGGCATCATTCAAGATAAggaaaatagagaaagagatgtGGAGGGAGTGGGGGATTGGAGAGGTGCCTGGAGGGCTGCAATACAGCAAGGAGTTAAAGAGACACTTGGGAAGATTTATCTAAAGCAAAGTGTTCCCTGTGTTGGAGAACACTTGGAGCTTTTGGGTAAAATGATTGTGGAGTTGCTGGTGAAGGTAAAGgcagaaattttgaatttgtATCCACAGAGTTTCCTAGTGTTCGAAACCTATGCTTCATCTTGTCATGAGTATGTAGCTGAACACCTAAAAGTACTTCTGGGAAAGGTCACAGAACTGAAAGATTATAATGACATGCTGGATTTTGTTATCAACCGCTATCATAGGTGAGAAGTTGCAGTCAGTATTAAATACTTTCCTACTGAATAGGTGgacaattaattaaaatttaccATTAGCATTGTATCTTACAGTGAGATGATTCTTAGCAGTCCTTCATTGCAGCCTGAGATGAAAGATCAGAAATCTCTCACACTATCTGATGATTTGCTTGGCCAGATGAAGAAAGCATATTGTGACCGTCTACAAGTAAGTAACAGCTATACTGACCTCAGCaataaaatgctttgttttgttgctaACGGTgtgtataactttttttttttaaatcagaagaCTCTATATGACTCACTGGACAGTGTCATTAATGCTGAACAGGAGGAAGTATGGAAGAAGAAAGTAACACAGAAGAGTACAAAAGACGGAATATTTCTCAGCTCTGAAGTTCACACAAATGTCTGTGAAGTATGTGAAAATCTTAGTACCTATTTGACACAGATAGCAGGtgaaattttataaaatttgaAGGTAAACTCAACACACTCTTTTACATGTAGATGATCAAGACATATTCTGATAATTGTGCAAAGATCGACGAGAATCTGGAAAAGATGGCAATATGCAAATGTATGGAAGTCCTGAAACACTTTCCCAAAAGGTAAACAAAGCTCTTACATACTGACATGATAGCTGTAGCTTTCATCTATTGCATTTATTGTAATCTCTAAATATAAACCCAGACTCAAATTTAGTTTACCACGAAGGTACACATTTCTAGTGTCACTTTTTCTCTGGTCAAGATTTGAAGATGAGTTTTCAAAGCAGAGCCGTTCCTTGTTGGGTTCAGACTTACTGGACTGCTGTCTGTGGGCTGAATATCACATTGCCTATATCAACAGCTTTAGCTTGCTCAAGTAAGTCTTCagtaaaattaattcatttgttaAATATGCTTGTGCAGGTAATTCACTAAATGATTTACATTTGAGTCAAGACTTGATAAATGTTCTATAATGATTGTTTCTGATCCAGAGAGCACATGGACGGCTATAGAAAGAAGTGCCCAGGACAAGTGGAAGAGCTTGCGATAGAGGTGGATGTACTCATTGACCATCTAAGACAAGCTTTACTGGAGCAATTTAAAGCAGAAATCGAGGTGGGTGAAATCGAAGTGAAATTCTGAATGTCAGAGTTAAATGATCCAGTTAATGTGGACAACtatgtctttctttttcctttctctttttcagcAATATTTGGGTGAGCTAATGACCAAGAAATGGCTTACCACAGACACTGATTTCAATGAACTAGTTAACAGAATAGAGACTTACTCTGGATACAATAAATCCATGAGACATCCATCTGCACAAGTGAGCATGATCATTTAGACTTCTGGTTAATTAATTTGGAAAAGAATATGTTACGTTATTGAAAATACTGTCTTGCCTTGCAGACGTTTGCCAATGATGCACATTACCATGTAGTGAAAGTGTACATATCAGAAATGCTGAGTAATAAATATTCCTGCAAAGGCAAGAAGAATGAGGAGGCTGCCGAGAAAATTAATAAGCAGTGGACTGAGCTTAATAAATTGTTCAGTGAAATGGTAAGACAGAGGTTCTGTTCATATGTTCAaatgaaaaaatacatatactcatcattatgtattaaaatgttaacatttatgCATGTTGTAATTTCAGGGATCAACCTTAGATTGGCTTCACTCACTAGGAGGTCATATCAGTAAAATCATTGAACAGGAACATGAGAAAGATATAAAGAATTTCTTAACACCATTGGTTGAAAATTACCCTGACATAAGGCAAGCATAGTTTCTCATTCTTTATGACATGTTTATCCTATAGTACTGCACATACAGATAACATGTtcttcttatttgtttttactcGCTAGTAAAAAGCAGCTCTCAGCTATTCTATACTTCAGAGACAGTGGTTTTTTGAAGTTTGAGAGGTCATCAGCCATGCAGTGCTTCAGTGAGCTTAAGTGTCACATTGATAATgggaaaacagaaaatattggAAAGCACACCTTCTTCAGTGACATCAAGGTACTTATTAACTAAAAATCACATGCTATATTAAAttgatttcttttaaataattttaaatataaggGGAAATaaatcatatactgtagttaTGAATAGTCTATTAGGACAATTACCactgtacataataattatgtttataaatataaaatagtataTTTGTCTGTATCAACACGTGTGGAGTTTTCAATAAGTGTTATgatgtattttaattatttttatttttatttttagtgaaaCAGACATCAGCCTGGTGCCCTTCTAAAAGTAACTAAGCCTTGATGACCTTTATCATTACATCAATTGTGTCATGAAGGTGGTCTGGGTTGGATGCAAGTGcagattttattaaacaaacaaacaaacaaaccaatccAAAAAAGCATTCAAAAAAATGTAGTCAAGCCACTGATAAGGTCATAAATAATCAACACCTAACAGGGGCAAACACAAGAATTAATGAAGcaaatatattacaattaaaactgagagcaaaaaaaaaaccaagccTCAACATTACTATTGATAGCCAACAGGAACAGTGAATAtgagttttgtgttgtttcttatgtacagtatacataaAGCATAACATACAATTATCTTATTAAGCAATCGTGTGGCTGCAGTTCATCGCAAAATTCAGATAAATTCAGGTAAAGAGCTTTAGTTAACCTATGTGTGAGAGATTGCAAACAAGTGGTGCtgtgaaattgttaaaagtagATATTATGTATTCAGATGAAAAATCTCATCATTACATACcaaattataaacatttataatacaTACATTGATAAACACATTAATGCTAATTCAGAGACCTCAGTGAGCTTCACTGACTAGTGtatcaaattaataaaattactgAACAGTTTGTTAAAAGCAGTTAATATGGTCACTATCACAAATTTGCTTACATTTAATAAAGACCTAGAAATAAGGCAGAatcttgaatattaaatattcaagatATTGTAAAATgtactttctttgttttaaatatttatctatGTTTTTAATATCAATCCCTAAATTAAAAACGTGTGGTCCTTATCAACGtttctaaaaacaaataatctcatgtgataataacaaaaaattcaACAGATCTAACTGTTCCCCAAAAAGTAAATCAAAACTCAGAAACCAgataggaaaaataaataaaccctaaAATTCAGTAACATGTCGAACCACCTTTTAGACGAATTCAGGATGAGTGCATCAGTTCATCGGGATCTGAAAGGGTTGACTTGGCAATTCTGCACCTGAATTTTTGTCTTCTTTAGACATTCGGGTGTTGACTTGCTGGTTTGCTTAGCCTAATAACATTTTGATTGCTTCGTACAcaaacaatattacaaaaagtaCTGTCTAAATGCTTATCTGGCTATAGTGCTTGGGTTTTTCATTACATACCTGAGCATTAATCTGTCTGATCTTggagtgtttttttcctctgaccCCTAATCCTAGAAATATTGGCAACTGTCTTGAAGgtaatacatttgtaaacaatcCCTCTCACTGTAAAACTGAGAATTTTAAATGGCATTATAACCCTTACCAGAATGATAAGTAGCAACATCTGCTCAGAAGACCAATTAATCTTGTGTTTCACCAGTAACATCTAGCTGctaattatttacttaattaattactaCATATTACTACATACTATAAGTCCATTTTTATTCTTACCTGAAATtaattgttgaatttttttttacagaagttGATAAGGACAACCTAACTCTTATTTATATCATGATAAATAACAATCTGAAACTAAACAATACTGTACTTACTTTTTCCTATGACTTTATATAGTGAGTGTAATTTTGCGAAGTTGAGTGTGGAAATGTTATACTATGAAACACAGTTCAATGGAGTTTGTAGTGGAAACAGATAAAGACATGACAACATGTGAATACATAGAAAATTCTAgatatgttaataaataacaaagatGATAAATAGGAGAATATGGAATAATTCTGTTTGTGAAATAAGTCTTTACACCATAGTATATGAGGTGTTGGgtgttttaaaaagtaattCTACTTGGGCTAAAGGTGTGTTTGAAATTTGATTCACAAGTGAATTCATATTTAAACAgaatacatttctgtttttgtatttctattgttttataTGTTAAGGTCCATTTAAAACCTAATATATCCTCAGGTACTGTTGTTTTGTATACGTTTATGAAACTTGTATTCCTAAttgatacatttttctttgtgcatCACTATTAGTTGCCACTAGATGGAACGCTACTGCAGTTGTTGCATGTTATAATCCAGAATGGTTTATAGCTTATAGTTTCAAAGTAATCTGGTGCTCTTTTGATCTATTATAACTGAACTAATATCATTCTGAAGGAGATTTCTTTATTGTTGCAATTCTTTCATGTTTCTGAAACATTGTGCCATGGGAATCATCTTAATAAAGgtactttttaatttaattaaatgaatttgaCTAGATATTCTACTAACAATGCTGTACTACTATTGAATTTAACATGTCAATGGTTAATTTTGCATTTTTACGGAAAAAAGGTTGTGCCAGAAAAATATCTATGACAACACTGCCAGCTGGTATAAATGGACTAGCAGTTGACCTGCTTCAACCTTTAACAGACACACTGGGTCCCATTTATGAATcttttaatttgtgtgtaaaCCTTTGTGTTAGCTGACCTGATCTTAATTTCCATTGGAATTTACAAAAGTTTCAGAATATTTCTGATTTTCTTTGTAATTACATGAGTTTGTTGATTAAAGCAATTACCCATATATTACCAGGCACAGCCATGCCAGAGCTTATTTGCTTTTGTTCAGCTGATTAGCTGATTTGCATCCATAATAGGCAAAGCTCACATAGATCAGCAAATTAATGCCAAAATCTGCAGCCAAATAACAGAAAAGATTTATCACCTATGAATTACCTGAGATGAAAATAACATAGTTAGACctgaaaacagagaaaaaaaaattatatccaGGTGTGAACATATTATGGggaaatgtgttttctttttagtaGTTACTAGAACAGTCACATTTGCAAGTTAGTGCTGCACAACACTGAAGGAAAATGCTGTGGCAAATAGAACCAAATTGCACACTAACGGAGCTGTAGCAACATATTCTTTTTAAGTGAAAGACTGGTCTTGCTTGTCttaatttatgttatttattttttatttatgtcattaatatattaattgttATTGCACAAGTAATAAAAATGGATTCTGAAGTATAATACCAACCCAATCTTACAGAAAATGTGTAGGATTTGTGAGACCACACTGATTTAACTTTTTTACACAGCCATAATTCTGTATATTCTAATCATTGTAAACATGACAGCTCAAATCATTTTCAATCATTTTCATCTGTAGAGGAATTTGCATGCCTTAGTAATGtttcaaaaaaatctaatttacaaTCTAATGTACACTGTCTCTTAACTTTTAAATTGAGGATGCAGTGTCATCAGAGATAGGCGCAGTAGAGTCTCCTTCAAAAACTTGTATTCTCTGTGTCAAAAACATTTTCCCTTTACAAAATGCTTGTCCAATATTGTATATTATCTTAGCAacatttctgagatgaaagatgGCTATCCTAGTAATATTATCGACATGGACTggagtcaataatcacaccaaggacTATTATTTGATGATCCAGAGTTCCTATGTAACTTAAAAAGCTTTCTTCTAGCTGAATGTGGTCCATCCCTATGTAAGTATAAGCATAAGCATAACTGTTTTGTTCCAACTCAGGTTTGATTAGTTCAGGACAGCTGACAGAGGTCAGGGTCAGATTTTGTAATCAATTCTTAGGTACATAACCAGTGGTAGGGaaagaatagttttttttttttttttttttttaagaagagtTTCAATTACTTCTGGTATTGTCGATTTGAAGAAACGTAGGCAATCGAGTGACCacgttaaaataaaactaaatatttaacacaatatttttgttaaacctTTAGATTTAAAGTTGAATGTTTACACTCCAACCAATAAACTccaataaaactaaatatttaacacaatatttttgttaaacctTTAGATTTAAAGTTGAATGTTTACACTCCAACCATATAATCTCAAATGTTTTATGGTGGTACTGTAAAAAGAGGCAAAACTTTGGAAATTGTATCAGGTGTGacagtcaggtgtccacatacctttggccaTTGCGTGCATACTTGGGTTTTAGATGAATCACCAAACATATTTGGTGCACATTCAGAGAACGAAGAGAATGAGAGCATAAACAAAGTCTCtggttttcataaaaaaaaaaaataaaaaaaacatcaaatataTTCAAGATAACAATTAGAtacctatttttattttaccagaTTTATTATGTCATATGCTAATATTTTAATACAGTAATCATTTAGAtgtaaatatattgtgttttacaaTACTGTATGACATGGAAGAGACATTATGTGAACATATTTTAAAAGTGTACTTTCCACAAAGCTGCGAAATCTTAGATGCTTAATCATGATTATagcacactgaaacacaataattaaatgaaaccgatatttttgcaaaatatatgtactATTATTACTTTTCAATAGTcgcatatattatatttttttccataaatatCTCTAAATGTGACACAGTTATATTTTACTTGCATATGACCAAGAGAGTGCTGTAAACAATTTCAGCAGAGAATAGTTTTACTGTAATGGGTACTGAATGCCCATGTTCCTCTATACTGAGTATTCTAAGATTAACTAaccaaatttatttaattatgccATTATGCTATCCCTAAATTGGGTATGTTTTCACAACTGATTTAGTTACAcaagtaataaaaatgaattctaAAGTATAATACCAACCCAATCTTACA
The Tachysurus vachellii isolate PV-2020 chromosome 6, HZAU_Pvac_v1, whole genome shotgun sequence genome window above contains:
- the si:dkey-45k15.1 gene encoding exocyst complex component 3-like protein 4 isoform X2, producing MAESENAAKKSPSASVTMKTLIRKFSINKKRENEVEAADGTASNTRPMSPDTQKSPTTEDGFRWTNWRSFRRKSKECKETLKESVLEQGATTGTVMEKEITNDCDFTFNILSSSLSVMEIDGLIEKAALKEAYLNILTLQKEIECEQDALGQEDSPVKLVHKEKDLNLLYNNLMKKVINIAYQSCVQPSFNNDLLVQVAGIIQDKENRERDVEGVGDWRGAWRAAIQQGVKETLGKIYLKQSVPCVGEHLELLGKMIVELLVKVKAEILNLYPQSFLVFETYASSCHEYVAEHLKVLLGKVTELKDYNDMLDFVINRYHSEMILSSPSLQPEMKDQKSLTLSDDLLGQMKKAYCDRLQTLYDSLDSVINAEQEEVWKKKVTQKSTKDGIFLSSEVHTNVCEMIKTYSDNCAKIDENLEKMAICKCMEVLKHFPKRFEDEFSKQSRSLLGSDLLDCCLWAEYHIAYINSFSLLKEHMDGYRKKCPGQVEELAIEVDVLIDHLRQALLEQFKAEIEQYLGELMTKKWLTTDTDFNELVNRIETYSGYNKSMRHPSAQTFANDAHYHVVKVYISEMLSNKYSCKGKKNEEAAEKINKQWTELNKLFSEMGSTLDWLHSLGGHISKIIEQEHEKDIKNFLTPLVENYPDISKKQLSAILYFRDSGFLKFERSSAMQCFSELKCHIDNGKTENIGKHTFFSDIK
- the si:dkey-45k15.1 gene encoding exocyst complex component 3-like protein 4 isoform X1 gives rise to the protein MAESENAAKKSPSASVTMKTLIRKFSINKKRENEVEAADGTASNTRPMSPDTQKSPTTEDGFRWTNWRSFRRKSKECKETLKESVLEQGATTGTVMEKEITNDCDFTFNILSSSLSVMEIDGLIEKAALKEAYLNILTLQKEIECEQDALGQEDSPVKLVHKEKDLNLLYNNLMKKVINIAYQSCVQPSFNNDLLVQVAGIIQDKENRERDVEGVGDWRGAWRAAIQQGVKETLGKIYLKQSVPCVGEHLELLGKMIVELLVKVKAEILNLYPQSFLVFETYASSCHEYVAEHLKVLLGKVTELKDYNDMLDFVINRYHSEMILSSPSLQPEMKDQKSLTLSDDLLGQMKKAYCDRLQKTLYDSLDSVINAEQEEVWKKKVTQKSTKDGIFLSSEVHTNVCEMIKTYSDNCAKIDENLEKMAICKCMEVLKHFPKRFEDEFSKQSRSLLGSDLLDCCLWAEYHIAYINSFSLLKEHMDGYRKKCPGQVEELAIEVDVLIDHLRQALLEQFKAEIEQYLGELMTKKWLTTDTDFNELVNRIETYSGYNKSMRHPSAQTFANDAHYHVVKVYISEMLSNKYSCKGKKNEEAAEKINKQWTELNKLFSEMGSTLDWLHSLGGHISKIIEQEHEKDIKNFLTPLVENYPDISKKQLSAILYFRDSGFLKFERSSAMQCFSELKCHIDNGKTENIGKHTFFSDIK